GTGCCAGCATCTCCTTCCATTCGTCGTCTCCTGGGTTGCTCGAGTTGCTGACGTTGTACTTGACGCCGTCAGGTCCGACCACCTCGCCGCTGCCTGGGCTGTACACCGCAGTGCCGGGTGGCCCCGGTGCCGGAGTGTAGATGCATGGGTTGGGTTGTTGTCCACTGCACTGGACGCGGCCCTGCCCGGGCGGGCTCAGTGGATCGCTGATCGGCGAGGGCGGCTGTGGCAGCTGGTCGGCCGGCAACGGGTTCATGCCGTTGTTGACCGACGGCGCCGGAATGACCCGGCCGGGATCGACGCCCTGGTCACACCGGGCGCCAGGCGCCGGGCAGGACAGGATCTGGTTCGGGTCGCCGTACCACGGGTTGGTGCCCAGTGGAACATACGGCTCATCGCTACGGCACTCGCGCGGAGTGGCCGCCCGCTTACCCGGCGCGTCAACGCAAGGGAGGTTGCGCGCACCGCGAACCACGTTGCCTTGGAGATCCTTCGGTATCTTGCAGTAAAGGTTCGACGGCACCGGCGCTGCGCTGGTGTCGGCAAACGCCCGCCATTCCGACGCGGGCAGGAAGCCGGTGAGGCACGGCGGCGGCTGGTTGAGCGTCAGGTTGAAATCAATTTTTGCACTGTCGAACGGTGCCACTACGGCTTGAGCGACCGAGGCCCCCTGAGGGAGGATGACAAGGGTCTGTTCGAGGCCTTTGTGGTAGCGCTTGAGCATGTCGGCGACGACCGCCACGTTGGCCAGCGTCTGGGGCAGCGAGTCGTGCACGCCGCTGAACACCGTGTTGAGTTGGTCGGCGGTGGGCGCGGCCTGCTGCAGACCGCTGCGCAGCGCGCCGTCCTGCTCGGCCGACTGCGCGGCGAGGATGTTCAGATTGCGCGACCACCGCGCGATGTTGTCGCCCGAGGTCACCTGGCTCTCCAGGATCGGCGCCGAGTTCGCGATGATGTCGTTGACCGGGTCGATGTTGTCCTTGAAGTCCTGGGCGATGTTGGTGGTCGAGTCGACGAGTCGCTGCAACGCCGGCCCGAGGCCGCCGACCGCCTCGGAGGTCTCGGTCAGCAGCGTGTCGATCTTCTCCTTGGGTAGCACCGCGAGACCGTTGTTTGCGGCGTCGAGCGCCGGGCCGACCTCGGTGGGCACCGTGCTCTTTGTGATGGTCTGGCCATCACGGAAGTACTGCCTTGGATTGCCCGTCGACACCAGGTCGAGATACTGCTCACCGATCGCGGAGACCGAGTGGACGTTGGCGCTCGCATCGACGGGAATTTTGTAGCGGCTGTTAATGCTCATCGTTGCTGTGGCGCCGGTCTCAGTCGGTTCGACGGCGATCACCTTGCCGATTGTGGTGCCGCGGTAGGTGACGTTGGCCGTCGAATAGAGCCCGCCCGAGCGGGGCAGTTCGGCGTTGAGCGTATACTGCCCGATGCCCACCAGACTGGGCACCCGCAGGTAGTACCAGCCCAGCGCGACGAGCGCGATCAGCGTCAGGATCGTGAAGATGATCAGCTGGATCTTGATGAAGCGAGTCAGCACCGTTCACTCACCCCTTTCGACCAGCGGCCCGTTCGGCGCATCGTGCGGGTTCGGCGTGAACCGCACATCTGGGATCATCGTCGCGGGATCGCGGCCCCAAGCCTGCTCTAGCGCCCGCAGCGAACCAGACAGTCCGGTGCCGGTAAGAATTGCGTTGTCAACCATACTCAACGTCAAGTCAATAGTTGCCGACACGTTGACGTAGTCGCCTCTGATCAGGTTGGGGACGGTGTCGATATTGAACGGGACCGTCAGCAAAAGCTTCAGTGCGCCGGTCAGGTATGGCGACGCCTTCGCCAGCTGCTTGAGCGGCCGCTGCAGATTGTTCAGGTTGGCCCGCAGGTCCGCATTGGCGGCCGAAAGCGTTTCGTCGGCCGAGGTGCTGATGCGCCCCAGGGCCACCACCGCGTCGGCGAATAGATCCCGAGTCTCGGCGAAATGCTCGATCAGCGGCGGAAATTCGGTGAGCACCCGGTCGAGCGTATCGTTGCGATTGACCACGATGTTGAGCAGCCGGTTAGTCGAATCGATGGCGCGCGTCAGGTCCTGGCGCTGCTGGTTGAGCTCGTCGGTGAAGACGTCGAGCCGGCCGAGGAAGTCGCGGATCTGCTCTGCCCGTCCTGTCAGCAGGTTGTTGACCTCGGTCTGGATCACCTCAAGGTTCGGGATGCCGCCGCCGGTGAGGATGGTGGCGATGCTGGCCAGCACCCGCTCGGTGGTCGGGAACGCCGAGGCGTTCTCCAGTGGGATAGTATCGCCGTCGCGCAGCTGCTGCGGGGACGGGTCCGGTGGAGCCTCCAGTTCGACGTGCTGGGAGCCCAGCAGGCTCGTCTGCCCGATGCGGGCCAGGGCGTTCGACGGCAGCTCGATGCCGGGCTGGATGCCCAGCGTGAGCGTCGCGACCCAGTTCTTCAGCTCGATGGCCCGCACGGTGCCGACGAACACATCGGCCACCCGGACCCGGCTGTTGACGTTGAGCGCCAACGTGTCCGGCATCTGCACGTAGATGGTCATCGCGTCGCCACCGGTGCCCGGACCGCCGGGCAGCGGGACGTTCGCGATGCCCTTCCAGTTGCCGCAGGACGTGAGCACGACCGCGACTACGGCCAGCGCGGACGCGCGGCGTGCGATCTTGGAGAACCTGCGACTCATCCCTACCTGCTGTTCTTCGCGCACCCGGCTCATCGCGGCGCTCCGGCTTCGGCGGGCAGCGGCGGTCCGGCCGGTGCCGGTGGCGCGGCGCCGGGCCCGGGTATCGGAGCCGTCAGTGGCGATCCCGGATCACCAGGAACAACACCCGGCGCGGGCACCGGCGGCGGACCGGGCTGCGGATACCACGGCGGCGGCAACGGATTGTGCTCATCGAAGGCGTTCGGCGGCCCCGGCAGGTTCCCGCCACGCGTCGTCCCGAACGCCGGCGGCGCGGGCGGGATCGGTGCATCCGGCCCACCCAGCAGGGCAGCCAGCGACTCCGGGGTGAGCATGTTGGCGGTGAACGGCTGCACGTCAACGCCCTGCATCCCGGGCGCGGTGACCCAGCCCGGCTCGTGGTTGCCGTGGGAGAACAACGTGTCCCGGGCGAAGATACCGGGCACGGTGGTGTCCTTATAGCCCGGTGGCGGCTGCAGCCGCGGTTCGGAGTACGCAATCTGCTTCGGCAACGTGGTCGCTGTGTTTATCGGATTCAAGCCGAACGGCAGGAAGTTGAACTTGATCGCATCCATAATCGGTGCCAGATACTGTGCGCACAGCTCCGCCGAGTCCTGGTAGCCGAGCCGGCTGCCTGCCTGAATCGCGCTGCAGATGAATTGCATCGGATTGGCGAACGATGCAATCGCCGGTGCGGCTGAAAGATTGCCGCGTGTCGGTTCGTAGATGTTCACCAGGTTGGCACCGGCGTTCGGAAGCACGTGCAGGGCCGTCTCGAGGCCGTCGCGGGGCTCGGGCTGCAGGATCGCGTTGGTCACGTCGGCCAGGTTATTGACATCGGCGGTCAAGACGTCGCTGTTCTTGTCCAGGAACTGCCGCGTCGTGGTCAGCAGCCCTTTGAGGTCCTGCAGTGCGGTCGCCAGTTCGCGGTCGGTGTTGATGAACGCGTTGGTGAACTGGGCCAGGTCGTCGTTGAGTGCCACGAACTGCTGGTCGCTGCGGTAGAGGGCGTTGACGAACAGCGCGAGGCTCTTGACGACGCTGAAGAAGTCGCCGCGCCCCTCGTTGAGGGTGGTCAGCGCCTCCGACAGGCTGTTCAGGGTGGTGTTAATCTGCTGGCCCTTGCCGGCCAGCCCGCCGCCGAACGACTCGATGATGTCACCGAACGGTCCCTTCGGCTGTTGGGGCGTCGGTCCGAGGTCGGTGAGGATCCGGTTGAGCGAGTCGCGCAGGTCGTCGTACTCGACCGGCACCTGGGTGCGGTCCAGCCCGATGACGGCGCCGTTGTCCATCACCGGTCCGCCGGTGTAGGGCGGGGCCAGCTGGATGGTGCGCGACGCGACCAGGCTCGGGTTGAGGATGGAGGCGGTGGCGTTGGCCGGGACCTTGTACTTCTTGTCGTAGTTGAAGGTCACCTTCATCTTGTCGCCGTCGGGTTCGATCTTCTCGATCTTGCCGACCTGCACGCCCATGATCTGCACCTTGTCCCCGGGGTACAGCGCCAGAGTCTGGGTGAAGTAGGCGGTGACGGTGTTGGTGGTCAACCGCTGATAGGCCTTCCAGCCCACGAACGCGGCCACGATCGCACCGATCAGCACGATCGTGCCGACCACCAGGGCCGCCCGGGACACGCCGGGCAGCTTGAGGTTTCGCACGTTGAAGATCGTCGACATCTAGCTCTCCCCCCTTAACCTTGTGAACCCGGCGGGACGAACGGTGGATTACCCGGCAGCGGAGCCGAATCCGCCGGCGGCAACTGCGGACCCGGTCCGGGCGGCGGCGGCGGACCGGTCAGCGCCGGCGGCAGCGGCGCGATGCCCGGCGTGAAATCGGGCGCCGAGGGCTGCGGCGCCAGCGGAACCGTCCGCGCACCCGGCGGGGCCGGCGGCAACGGCGGCATCGCACCCGGCACGTTCGGCGAGAGCTGACCCGGGATCGCGGCAGCCGGCACACCCGGACCGGGCAGCGGCCCGGTCGGATTCGGCGCCGACGTCGCGACGTTCGGACCCTGGCCCTCGTAGTTCGGGCCGTACGGATTGTCGCCGTAGGGGCCGACCGACAGCCCGGCGCACGGCAGCGGGTTCCCCGGCCGGGGCAGGCCGTCCGCGGGTGGGGTGTACGAGCACGGCGAGCCGGGCACGACGGCCGGACCCGGATTGTCCGGGGTGCCCTCCAGCGGCGTGGGTGCCGGCGGCGGTGCGCCGTTGGTGAAGCCGGTGCCGTTGGGATCCGGGAACCGGAACGCCGGCAGGCCGGCGTTGCGCCAGAACTCCTCCGGGTTGATACCGCGCTTCTTGAACGCGGCATCGACGAACGGCTGCAGGATCTGGTATGGCAGCAAGTTGGACAGGAGCACTTTGAAATAGGGCCCCGAGGCGACGGACTCGCTCAGAGCGGTGAGGAACTTGCGAAGCGTGGTCAGCACGTCGATCAGGTCGAACTTGCGCTCCACCAGGACGTTGGTGATCGTGCGCAGCTGCTCGAGTACCCGGTTGAGGTTCGGGTTGTCGTCGATGAAGCCCTTCACCTGCTCCGAGAACGCCGACACCCGCTCCAGCAGCTGACCGACGGCGTAGCTGCGCTCGTTGATCGCCGACAGCAGCGTCTGCGCATTGACCAGCAGCGCGTTGACCTCGCCGCTGCGCTCACCGAGGACGCCGGCGATCTTGTTGGCGTTGGCAAGAACCTGTTTGATCTGCTCGTCGCGCTTGCCGATGGTGTCGGAGAACCGGGCGACCCCGTTGAGGGCGGCGCTCAGGTGCGGGTAGGTCTGGTCGATCGTCTCCGACAGCACGTTGAGCGATTCGCGGACCGACTTGGTGTCCCAGCCGGACGCCGACTTCGTGACATCGAAGAAGGCGTCGTAGATCTGGTACGGGGTGGTCGTCTGGCCCAGCGGCAGCACTCCGTTGGCCTGCAGCGCCTCCGACCCGCGCGGTTCGATCTCGATGTTCCTGCGGCCGAGGATCGTGTCGGTGCGGATCGCCGCGCGGCTGTCGACGCCGATCTGCGTGCCACCGAGGGTGAAGCCGAGGACAACCTTGTCGCCCTCGATGTCGGTCGTCATGACCTCGCCGACGTCGACGCCGGCGATGCGCACCTTGTCCCCGGGGTTGATGCCGCCGGTATCGCCGAACTGGGCGTAATACTTCGGCTTGGCGAACAGCATCGGCACGCTGGCGAAGCTCTGCCCCACCCCGATCACGATGACGAGCAGGATGATGCCCATCAGCCCGCCGCGGACGCGGTTGGATCCCTCGAGGACTCTCATTTCGGCGTGCACCTACCCGAGGGCTGCGAGGTGACCCTCACCGTGCGCACCGGACCACCGGGCTGCAGACCGTTCAGCTTCAGCGAGATGTCGCACAGGTAGAAGTTGAAGAAGTCGCCGTAGATACCACCGGCGCGGCCGATGATCTTCAACGCTGACGGCAACCGGGTCAGGATGTCATCGAGCTGGTCCTTCTGGTCAACCAGAGGTTGCTGTACGGCGTCGAGGTGGCCGACGGTGCCTTGCAGAAGCGGCCGGTTGTCGGCGAGCAGATCGGCCACCGTGCCCGCGGCGTCGCTGATGTCGGCGACTGACGAGGCGATCGGGTCGGCGCGGTTCTTCAGGCCGGTGATGAGCCTCTCGAAGTTCACCAGCGTCTCGTCGAACTGCTTCTGATGCCGGACTGTTGTATCGAGCACGGTGTTCAGGTTGCGGACCACCTCACCGATCGCCTGGTCACGATCGGCCAGCGCCGAGGTCAGCGACGCCGTCTGGTCAAGGATATCGTTGATGGTGCCGCCCTGACCCTGGAAGACCGTGATGATCGACTGCGCGATGTTGTTGACCTTCTCCGGATCAAGCGCCCGGAACACCGGTCGGAACCCGCCGATCAGTGCGTCCAGGTCCAGCGCCGGCTGGGTGCGCTCGATCGGGATGGTGCCGCCGGCCGGCAGCCGCTTGTTGCTGTCACCGCGCTTGAGCTCCAGGTACCGGTCCCCGATGAGGTTGAGGTAGCGCACCGAAGCGGTGGACTCCTCGAACAGCTCCAGGGACCGGTCGACGTCGAAATCGACGCGCACCTTGGAGCCGCCCTCGATCAGCTTCACGTCCTTGACCTTGCCGACCTCCACACCCGAGGCGCGGACGAACTGTCCGGAGCGCAGCCCGCTGGTGTTGGTGAAGATCGCCGAATAGCCGGTGGTGCGGTCAAAGCGCATCTGACCGAACACCACGACGATGATCGCGGTGAACAGCAGCAGCACCAACGAGAAGGCGCCCAGCTTGATGGCGGTACCGGTGATTCTCATGGGTTGATCGTGTGCTCCCCTACCTGGCGACCCCAAACGTACTCGGTGAGCAGCGGCTGGCCGAGTTCGAAATGGTTGTACGGCGCTATCGACGCACCGGTGTCCATCACCAGGTACGGCGCTGGCCACAGGTCACGCGTGATCGGCTGCCAGCAGCCCGGCCGCCCCTCCGGGCCACCCTTGGCGTTCAGCCGAGGCAAGTTGTCCGGATACACGTACGGGTTCTCGGCGCCGGTGATGGTGGAGTTCGTATCGAGCGAGTAACCGTTGCCGCCGACTCTGGCCGCGACCTCGGGTGCGACGTCGTGGAAGTTGCGGATGGTGCAGAACAACGCCGGGCTGTACTCGTCGAGCAGTTCGCTCGTCGGAATGAGGTCCTCGGCGCCGCGCACCAGATACGGACCGCCGCGCTCCAACACCTGACCGCCGGTGTTGCCGAAACCGACCGCCGCCATCAGCGCCTGATCGAGGGTTCCGCGCTGCTCGTTGAGCGTGCGGGCCGTCGTCACCGCGTGCTCCAGACCGTCGAACAGGTCAGGTGCGGCGTTGGAGTACACCTCGCCGAGGTCGGCCAGTCCCCGCACGTCCCGGCGGATCTGAGGCATCTGCGGGTTGAGGTCGGCCAGGATGGTGTTGCCGTTGATCAGCGATTCGCCGAACCGGTCGCCGAGCCCGTCGAGGGCCTGCGCGGTCGCGGTCAGGGTCTGGTTCAACTTGACCGGGTCCACTTTCTGCGCCAGCTCGACCACGGTTTCGAACAGCGTGTTGAACTCGGTGGTCACGCTGGTCACGTCGATCACGTCGGAGCTCGTGATGCGCTGTTTGGTCGGGTTCTCCGGCGACGAGAACGCCACGTACTTATTGCCGAACACCGTGGTCGCCTTGATCTCGGCATCGACGTTTCGCGGGATCAGGTCGATGTACTTCGGATTCACTTCGAGCTTGATCAGCGCCTGCGGCTCGTCGCCGACCGTAACCGCTTCGATCTGGGAGACCTTGCCGATCTCGACGCCGTTGTAGGTGACCTTGGAGCCCGGGTCCATGACGAGGCCGGCGCGCGCTGCCTTCATGGTCAGCTCCTCGCGCGGCAAGAACTCGCCGCGAAACTGGAACCACACCAGGGCCACGATGACCGCCAGTACCAACAGCAGTACGAGACCGGCCAGCTTGTACGGCGGCCGCTTCGGGCTGTTCACCGGTGCTTGAGGGGACGTCATGACTACACCGTCAGGTTGAAGTTCGGGTCGGTGCCGTACAGCGCCAACGAAGCGAATAGGACAACCAGCACGATCGCGATCAGCGAGGCTCGCATCGACCGGCCGACGGCCTCACCGACGCCGACCGGACCGCCGCTGGCGAAGTAGCCGTAGTAGCAGTGATTGAGCATGACGATCACCGAGATAATGATCGCCTGCACGAACGACCAGGCCACGTCGTCAGGCCGCAGGAACGTCCGGAAGTAGTGCTCGTAGGTGCCGGTGGACTGACCGTAGAACAGCGTCGTGGTGACCTGCGCGGACAGGAAACTCATGATGATCGCCATCGCATACAGCGGAATGATCACGATGAACCCGGCCATGATGCGCGTCGACACCAGATACGAGATCGACTTGATCCCCATCACCTCGAGGGCGTCAATCTCCTCGCTGATGCGCATGGCGCCCAGCTCGGCCGTCGCACCCGCGCCGACGGTCGCCGCCAGCGCCTGACCGGCCACCACGGGTGCCGCGATGCGCACGTTGACCAGGGCGGCGAAGAAGCCCGTGAACGCCTCCACACCGATGTTGCCCAGGGAGGAGAAGCCCTGGATGGCGATCAGTGAACCGCCAGAGAGGGTGACGAAGCCGACGATCGCGACGGTGCCACCGATGACCGCCATCGCCCCGGTGCCCATACCGATCTCGGCGATCAGGCGCAGCACCTCCTTGCGGTAGAAGCGCAGCGCGTGACCGATCGACCCGATCGCCGTGACCACGAACCACGCGACGTGGCCCACGCTGTCCAAACCGCGCGCGGGGGCGCCAACGAGGCGCTCCCCGCGGGCATAGCCCCGCGGAAAGCGTTGCCGGAGAACCGTGCCGGTACCCGGTTTTGTCGCCATATCAGCGCCCCGTTCCGAAGCGGACGCCGATCGTGGTCATCACAACGTTGACGGCGAACAGTGCGATCACGCAGAGAACCAGCGTCTCGTTCACACCGGTGCCGACGCCCTTGGCGCCGCCGGACACCGTGAGACCTCGATAGCAGCCGACCAGACCGGCTATCAAACCGAACACGAGTGCCTTGACAACCGAGATGAGCACCTCGGGCAACCCGGTCACCAGCGTCAGCGTCGACACGTATGCGCCGGCGGAAATGTTCTGGATGTACACGCCAAAGATGAACCCGCCGACCAAGCCGATGGTGATGACCGCGCCATTGAGCAGGAAGGCCACGAACGTGGAGGCGACGACGCGCGGCGCCACCAGGCGGTGGATCGGGTCGATGCCGAGCACCTCGAGGGCGTCGATCTCCTCGCGAATCGTCCGGGCACCGATGTCGGCGCAGATGGCCGTTGACCCCGCGCCCGCGACCACCAGCACCGTCACCAACGGGCCGAGCTGGGTAACGGCGCCGAGCGCCGCGCCGGCCCCGGAGATGTCCGCGGCGCCGAACTCGGCGAGCAGGATGTTGAGCGTGAAGATAATGAGCACGGTCAGCGGGATCGCGACCGCGATGGTGGGCAGGAACGCCACACGCATCAGAAACCAGCTCTGCAGGATGAACTCGCGCCACTGGAACGGACGGAACAGAGCCCTGCCGGTCAGAACGCACATCCGAACGAAGCCGCCGACGGCTTCCAGCCCCGGCCTCACCTGATCAGTTATGAGACCGCCGGATGCGGCGCTCACCGGCGCACTCCCGTGACGGAACCGACTCCGTCGCGGCGCAACGATAATACTTGCCCCACGCACCCCTCCTTGCCCCGTCCCCGTACCGTGATGGCTGCACACCCAAACTGGCAGACAGCAAGAGCAACTACACTGTAGCCGATGCGGGTCAGCCGTGTAACCGAATGGCAATTGTTGCGATCTACACTCGTCCCGGCGCTTCCTTAGATGATGCGCTTACCGTTTCGCCATCGCGGCGGTGGACTCAGTACTGCGGACCCGCCACTTCTATTTTGGGGCTCCGATAGGCAGGGCTACCGCGGGTTTCTTCTTCCGCAAAGCACCTGGGCGCAACGGCTTTCGGCCGCCGATGAAGCAGCAGATGATCGCCGCCTGGCATCACAGACGGGACTGTGGATCTAACGGTGTTTCCGGCCTGACACGCTGAGCGATGCTCGGCGAGAAACGTCGCCGTGATGACGACACTGGATGATGTGGCGAAGAAGAAGCAGGCGGAGTAGTCCGCTGAGCAGAAGGCTGCCGTGGAGCCAGCTAATTCGGCTGGCCCAAGAACGGGGTCTGTCGCTGACGGGGCCCGAGGGGCTGCTCAAACAGCTGAACAAAGCGGTCCTGGAGACCGCACTCAATGAGGAGATGACCGAGCACCTGGGCTATGAGGAACACTATCCGCCCGGCGCGGGGACGACGGGCAACATCCGCAACGGGACTCAGACCAAGACGGTGTTGACCGACACCACCGGTGCTGTCGAGCTCGACGTGCCGCGGGACCGGGCGGCGACGTTCGAACCGCAGATCGTCAAGAAACGTCCGCGTCGACTCTCCGGTGTCGACGAGGTCGTACTGTCGCTGTACGCCAAAGGGCTTACCACGGGCGAGATTTCGGCGCACTTCGCCGAGATCTACGGTGCCTCTGTGTCCAAGAGACGATCAGTCGGATGACCGACAAGGTCATCGAAGAGATGAACGATTGGACGGTTCGCCCGCTGGATCAGAGGCAGCTTCTAGTGATCGTTGCGAATCCTGGTCCGATGGGATTGCCATGCCTCGTTACGCGCCGAACAAGATGCCGCCGAGTATTAAGCGTCGATACTTCGAACTGATCCGCACTGGAATGTCGGGTTCGGAGGCGGCCACGGCGGTGGGAGTGTCGCTCAGCTGTGGGTCGTTGTGGTTCATCGACGCTGGCAGCGTGCGTTTCATCGACAAACCAATAAGTTCTCGTTACCTGACCCAAGACGATCGCATTGAGATCGCAGACGGCCTCGCCGCTGGGGAGCCGGTGAAGGTAATTGCCGAGCGGATCGGCAAGACCTTCCAGGGTGTGTACCGCGAGATCGCAAGGAACCGGAAGCCTGACGGGACCTATCAGCCGTGGTATGCCCACGCCCAGGCCTATCAACGTCGCCGCCGGCCGAAA
This window of the Mycolicibacterium chubuense NBB4 genome carries:
- a CDS encoding MCE family protein; amino-acid sequence: MLTRFIKIQLIIFTILTLIALVALGWYYLRVPSLVGIGQYTLNAELPRSGGLYSTANVTYRGTTIGKVIAVEPTETGATATMSINSRYKIPVDASANVHSVSAIGEQYLDLVSTGNPRQYFRDGQTITKSTVPTEVGPALDAANNGLAVLPKEKIDTLLTETSEAVGGLGPALQRLVDSTTNIAQDFKDNIDPVNDIIANSAPILESQVTSGDNIARWSRNLNILAAQSAEQDGALRSGLQQAAPTADQLNTVFSGVHDSLPQTLANVAVVADMLKRYHKGLEQTLVILPQGASVAQAVVAPFDSAKIDFNLTLNQPPPCLTGFLPASEWRAFADTSAAPVPSNLYCKIPKDLQGNVVRGARNLPCVDAPGKRAATPRECRSDEPYVPLGTNPWYGDPNQILSCPAPGARCDQGVDPGRVIPAPSVNNGMNPLPADQLPQPPSPISDPLSPPGQGRVQCSGQQPNPCIYTPAPGPPGTAVYSPGSGEVVGPDGVKYNVSNSSNPGDDEWKEMLAPAS
- a CDS encoding virulence factor Mce family protein, coding for MSRRFSKIARRASALAVVAVVLTSCGNWKGIANVPLPGGPGTGGDAMTIYVQMPDTLALNVNSRVRVADVFVGTVRAIELKNWVATLTLGIQPGIELPSNALARIGQTSLLGSQHVELEAPPDPSPQQLRDGDTIPLENASAFPTTERVLASIATILTGGGIPNLEVIQTEVNNLLTGRAEQIRDFLGRLDVFTDELNQQRQDLTRAIDSTNRLLNIVVNRNDTLDRVLTEFPPLIEHFAETRDLFADAVVALGRISTSADETLSAANADLRANLNNLQRPLKQLAKASPYLTGALKLLLTVPFNIDTVPNLIRGDYVNVSATIDLTLSMVDNAILTGTGLSGSLRALEQAWGRDPATMIPDVRFTPNPHDAPNGPLVERGE
- a CDS encoding virulence factor Mce family protein, with product MSTIFNVRNLKLPGVSRAALVVGTIVLIGAIVAAFVGWKAYQRLTTNTVTAYFTQTLALYPGDKVQIMGVQVGKIEKIEPDGDKMKVTFNYDKKYKVPANATASILNPSLVASRTIQLAPPYTGGPVMDNGAVIGLDRTQVPVEYDDLRDSLNRILTDLGPTPQQPKGPFGDIIESFGGGLAGKGQQINTTLNSLSEALTTLNEGRGDFFSVVKSLALFVNALYRSDQQFVALNDDLAQFTNAFINTDRELATALQDLKGLLTTTRQFLDKNSDVLTADVNNLADVTNAILQPEPRDGLETALHVLPNAGANLVNIYEPTRGNLSAAPAIASFANPMQFICSAIQAGSRLGYQDSAELCAQYLAPIMDAIKFNFLPFGLNPINTATTLPKQIAYSEPRLQPPPGYKDTTVPGIFARDTLFSHGNHEPGWVTAPGMQGVDVQPFTANMLTPESLAALLGGPDAPIPPAPPAFGTTRGGNLPGPPNAFDEHNPLPPPWYPQPGPPPVPAPGVVPGDPGSPLTAPIPGPGAAPPAPAGPPLPAEAGAPR
- a CDS encoding virulence factor Mce family protein; this encodes MRVLEGSNRVRGGLMGIILLVIVIGVGQSFASVPMLFAKPKYYAQFGDTGGINPGDKVRIAGVDVGEVMTTDIEGDKVVLGFTLGGTQIGVDSRAAIRTDTILGRRNIEIEPRGSEALQANGVLPLGQTTTPYQIYDAFFDVTKSASGWDTKSVRESLNVLSETIDQTYPHLSAALNGVARFSDTIGKRDEQIKQVLANANKIAGVLGERSGEVNALLVNAQTLLSAINERSYAVGQLLERVSAFSEQVKGFIDDNPNLNRVLEQLRTITNVLVERKFDLIDVLTTLRKFLTALSESVASGPYFKVLLSNLLPYQILQPFVDAAFKKRGINPEEFWRNAGLPAFRFPDPNGTGFTNGAPPPAPTPLEGTPDNPGPAVVPGSPCSYTPPADGLPRPGNPLPCAGLSVGPYGDNPYGPNYEGQGPNVATSAPNPTGPLPGPGVPAAAIPGQLSPNVPGAMPPLPPAPPGARTVPLAPQPSAPDFTPGIAPLPPALTGPPPPPGPGPQLPPADSAPLPGNPPFVPPGSQG
- a CDS encoding virulence factor Mce family protein; its protein translation is MRITGTAIKLGAFSLVLLLFTAIIVVVFGQMRFDRTTGYSAIFTNTSGLRSGQFVRASGVEVGKVKDVKLIEGGSKVRVDFDVDRSLELFEESTASVRYLNLIGDRYLELKRGDSNKRLPAGGTIPIERTQPALDLDALIGGFRPVFRALDPEKVNNIAQSIITVFQGQGGTINDILDQTASLTSALADRDQAIGEVVRNLNTVLDTTVRHQKQFDETLVNFERLITGLKNRADPIASSVADISDAAGTVADLLADNRPLLQGTVGHLDAVQQPLVDQKDQLDDILTRLPSALKIIGRAGGIYGDFFNFYLCDISLKLNGLQPGGPVRTVRVTSQPSGRCTPK
- a CDS encoding MCE family protein, with the translated sequence MTSPQAPVNSPKRPPYKLAGLVLLLVLAVIVALVWFQFRGEFLPREELTMKAARAGLVMDPGSKVTYNGVEIGKVSQIEAVTVGDEPQALIKLEVNPKYIDLIPRNVDAEIKATTVFGNKYVAFSSPENPTKQRITSSDVIDVTSVTTEFNTLFETVVELAQKVDPVKLNQTLTATAQALDGLGDRFGESLINGNTILADLNPQMPQIRRDVRGLADLGEVYSNAAPDLFDGLEHAVTTARTLNEQRGTLDQALMAAVGFGNTGGQVLERGGPYLVRGAEDLIPTSELLDEYSPALFCTIRNFHDVAPEVAARVGGNGYSLDTNSTITGAENPYVYPDNLPRLNAKGGPEGRPGCWQPITRDLWPAPYLVMDTGASIAPYNHFELGQPLLTEYVWGRQVGEHTINP
- a CDS encoding MlaE family ABC transporter permease; the encoded protein is MATKPGTGTVLRQRFPRGYARGERLVGAPARGLDSVGHVAWFVVTAIGSIGHALRFYRKEVLRLIAEIGMGTGAMAVIGGTVAIVGFVTLSGGSLIAIQGFSSLGNIGVEAFTGFFAALVNVRIAAPVVAGQALAATVGAGATAELGAMRISEEIDALEVMGIKSISYLVSTRIMAGFIVIIPLYAMAIIMSFLSAQVTTTLFYGQSTGTYEHYFRTFLRPDDVAWSFVQAIIISVIVMLNHCYYGYFASGGPVGVGEAVGRSMRASLIAIVLVVLFASLALYGTDPNFNLTV
- a CDS encoding MlaE family ABC transporter permease, translated to MSAASGGLITDQVRPGLEAVGGFVRMCVLTGRALFRPFQWREFILQSWFLMRVAFLPTIAVAIPLTVLIIFTLNILLAEFGAADISGAGAALGAVTQLGPLVTVLVVAGAGSTAICADIGARTIREEIDALEVLGIDPIHRLVAPRVVASTFVAFLLNGAVITIGLVGGFIFGVYIQNISAGAYVSTLTLVTGLPEVLISVVKALVFGLIAGLVGCYRGLTVSGGAKGVGTGVNETLVLCVIALFAVNVVMTTIGVRFGTGR